A genomic stretch from Telmatocola sphagniphila includes:
- a CDS encoding TIGR01777 family oxidoreductase, with translation MRIFVTGGTGLIGRKLLPRLVEANHEVFLLSRHEGPVSESWTTITGDPAVADESWLKRVDECDAVIHLAGEPVFAHRWSKKFKQKLWDSRVLSTQILANRLREKRRSNRIFLSGSAIGYYGSRGDEELTEKSAPGTDFLAQLCQAWEAAASEAENAARVVSIRTGIVLDPAGGSLKQMIPPFRFFFGGPLSDGQQWMSWIHIEDQVEALLFALNNSQIQGPLNLTAPEPIRNWGFSKALGDQLHRPSWFPVPEFLMRIALGEVTEVAVGSQRVYPARLSENGYSFRFTSLKNALANLLG, from the coding sequence ATGCGTATTTTTGTAACCGGCGGCACCGGCCTGATCGGTAGAAAGCTGCTACCCCGGCTGGTCGAAGCGAACCACGAAGTCTTCCTGCTCTCGCGACACGAAGGTCCGGTCTCGGAAAGTTGGACGACGATTACCGGCGACCCGGCTGTGGCAGACGAAAGCTGGCTGAAACGGGTCGACGAATGCGATGCGGTGATCCATCTCGCCGGGGAACCGGTGTTTGCCCATCGCTGGTCGAAGAAATTCAAGCAAAAGCTTTGGGATAGTCGGGTTCTCTCGACACAGATTCTAGCGAATCGCTTACGAGAGAAACGGAGATCGAACCGCATCTTCCTGTCGGGTTCGGCAATTGGCTATTACGGCTCGCGCGGGGATGAGGAACTCACCGAAAAGAGTGCACCCGGAACCGATTTTCTGGCGCAGCTATGCCAAGCCTGGGAAGCAGCCGCCAGTGAGGCAGAGAACGCTGCGCGAGTCGTCTCTATCCGGACCGGAATAGTACTAGATCCTGCCGGGGGTTCTCTTAAGCAAATGATCCCTCCATTTCGTTTCTTCTTCGGCGGGCCACTTAGCGATGGCCAGCAGTGGATGAGTTGGATTCACATCGAAGATCAGGTCGAAGCCCTGCTTTTTGCTCTGAATAATTCCCAGATCCAGGGGCCGCTCAATCTCACGGCTCCGGAACCGATCCGCAACTGGGGTTTTTCCAAAGCTTTGGGGGATCAGCTGCACCGGCCGAGTTGGTTTCCGGTTCCTGAATTTCTGATGAGAATTGCCCTGGGAGAAGTGACGGAGGTGGCCGTGGGCAGCCAAAGAGTCTATCCCGCGCGACTTTCGGAAAATGGCTACTCGTTCCGGTTCACTTCGTTGAAAAATGCACTCGCCAACCTCCTGGGATAG
- a CDS encoding DinB family protein yields MSSPINTTLFRYMMGLTQKVFAEIPEEQTRTQPTPAINPPIWVIGHLCMAWDGALALLGGTKLCPQEYTQWFGPGSNLADMPKELPSKKEMLAQLSQISEMILTALNEVSPQRLEKPNPSRFFNKELPTVRDFVENLLFSHHALHLGQLSIWCKLMNLPKVINF; encoded by the coding sequence ATGTCGTCACCAATCAATACCACGCTGTTTCGATATATGATGGGCCTGACTCAAAAGGTCTTTGCGGAGATCCCGGAGGAGCAAACCCGGACCCAACCGACCCCGGCGATCAATCCGCCTATCTGGGTAATCGGTCATCTGTGCATGGCCTGGGATGGGGCGCTGGCGTTGTTGGGCGGTACTAAACTTTGTCCCCAGGAGTATACCCAATGGTTTGGCCCAGGTTCGAATCTGGCCGATATGCCCAAAGAATTGCCCAGTAAAAAGGAGATGCTGGCGCAACTGAGCCAGATTTCGGAGATGATCCTGACGGCCCTGAATGAAGTTTCACCGCAACGTCTGGAGAAGCCGAATCCTTCACGCTTTTTCAACAAAGAATTGCCGACCGTTCGCGACTTCGTGGAAAACCTCCTCTTCTCCCATCACGCCCTGCACCTGGGCCAGTTGTCCATCTGGTGCAAGTTGATGAATCTCCCCAAAGTGATCAATTTCTGA
- the ppdK gene encoding pyruvate, phosphate dikinase, giving the protein MSQKHVYSFGGKTADGNGKQKELLGGKGANLAEMCLIGIPVPPGFTITTEVCAAYYEAGKKIPEAAVPEIDAAVTKMEAVFGGKKFGDPADPLLVSVRSGAALSMPGMMNTILNLGLTDTSVEGLAKKTGNPRFAYDSFRRLIDMFGSTAMGCEHEDFEHEIHKLKEEKKVKLDTDLSADDLKELVKRYKAVYKKHVGEDFPNDPRKQLMLSINAVFNSWHGHKAVEYRRIERITGLKGTAVNVQAMVFGNMGESSGTGVAFTRDPNTGENVFYGDYLINAQGEDVVAGIRTPEPIAKLEEQMPKVYAQLVEIRQTLEKHFKDMQDIEFTVQDGVLYMLQTRNGKRTGTAAVKIAVDMVKEKLIDEATAVKRVNPDSLNHLLQPQLDPKSKIKPVAQGIAASPGGASGKIVLSAEAAVEHAAKHPGDPIMLVRKETSPEDVAGMHLARGILTSTGGKASHAAVVARGWGKPCVVGCEAVKIDEKAGVVVISGQTLKAGDFITINGTTGDVMIGKVETIAPSMTGDFSTLMTWADKSRKLKIRTNADSPADALKAREFGAEGIGLCRTEHMFFGEDRISAVREMILSTTEEGRKKALAKIEPYQKADFVGIFEAMDGFPVTIRLLDPPLHEFLPQKDNKAGAEAVAKQIGVTVEKIFERVEELHEMNPMMGFRGCRLPLVFPEIGDMQVRAIIEAAIEVKKKGKSVLPEIMIPLVGIVEELIILKKRAIAVAEEAMAKHGVKVEYQIGTMIELPRAALTADKIAEEAEFFSFGTNDLTQMTFGFSRDDIKGFMPTYLAHKILPVDPFQSIDVNGVGQLIEIGIQKGRKSRTEHHKQHLKVGICGEHGGDPDSVHFCHKVGMDYVSCSPFRVPIARLAAAQAALAK; this is encoded by the coding sequence ATGTCGCAGAAGCACGTGTATTCTTTCGGCGGAAAAACAGCCGATGGTAACGGCAAGCAGAAGGAACTACTGGGAGGCAAAGGGGCGAATCTCGCAGAAATGTGTTTGATTGGAATTCCGGTTCCTCCCGGTTTTACCATTACGACGGAAGTTTGCGCTGCCTACTACGAAGCGGGCAAGAAGATTCCGGAAGCCGCAGTCCCGGAAATTGACGCCGCCGTCACGAAAATGGAAGCAGTTTTCGGCGGCAAGAAATTTGGCGATCCGGCCGATCCTCTGTTGGTTTCGGTTCGCTCCGGGGCGGCTCTCTCCATGCCCGGGATGATGAACACCATTCTTAACCTGGGTCTCACCGATACTTCCGTCGAGGGATTGGCCAAAAAGACCGGCAATCCCCGCTTCGCCTACGATAGCTTCCGACGACTGATCGACATGTTCGGTTCCACGGCCATGGGCTGCGAGCATGAAGATTTCGAACACGAAATTCACAAGTTGAAGGAAGAAAAGAAGGTCAAACTCGATACCGATCTGTCGGCGGATGATCTCAAAGAACTCGTCAAACGCTACAAGGCCGTTTACAAGAAGCACGTCGGCGAAGATTTCCCCAACGATCCCCGCAAGCAGTTGATGCTATCTATCAATGCCGTGTTCAATTCCTGGCACGGGCACAAGGCCGTGGAATATCGTCGCATCGAACGCATCACCGGCCTTAAAGGCACGGCGGTAAACGTTCAGGCGATGGTGTTCGGCAACATGGGCGAATCTTCCGGTACCGGTGTAGCGTTTACCCGCGATCCGAATACCGGCGAAAACGTCTTCTACGGCGATTACCTGATCAACGCCCAGGGCGAAGACGTCGTGGCCGGGATTCGAACCCCCGAGCCAATCGCTAAACTCGAAGAGCAGATGCCCAAAGTCTATGCCCAGCTCGTCGAAATCCGCCAAACACTCGAAAAACACTTCAAGGATATGCAGGATATCGAGTTCACCGTTCAGGATGGTGTACTCTACATGCTGCAAACCCGTAACGGCAAGCGCACCGGCACGGCCGCTGTGAAGATCGCAGTCGATATGGTGAAGGAAAAGCTGATCGACGAAGCCACCGCCGTGAAGCGAGTGAACCCCGATTCGCTGAACCACCTGTTGCAACCGCAGCTCGATCCGAAATCGAAGATCAAGCCGGTGGCCCAGGGGATTGCCGCCAGCCCAGGTGGAGCTTCGGGCAAAATCGTTCTGTCGGCCGAAGCCGCCGTCGAGCACGCCGCCAAGCACCCCGGCGATCCGATCATGCTGGTGCGAAAAGAAACCAGCCCGGAAGACGTGGCCGGTATGCACCTGGCACGCGGCATTCTGACGAGCACGGGTGGTAAAGCCAGCCATGCGGCCGTGGTGGCTCGCGGTTGGGGCAAGCCTTGCGTCGTCGGCTGCGAAGCTGTCAAAATCGATGAAAAAGCGGGCGTGGTCGTGATCAGCGGCCAAACTCTGAAAGCAGGCGATTTCATTACGATCAACGGTACTACCGGAGATGTGATGATCGGTAAAGTGGAAACTATCGCCCCCAGCATGACCGGCGACTTCTCCACCCTGATGACCTGGGCCGATAAATCCCGCAAGCTGAAGATTCGCACCAATGCCGACAGCCCGGCCGACGCTTTGAAGGCTCGCGAATTCGGCGCGGAAGGTATCGGCCTCTGCCGAACGGAACATATGTTCTTCGGAGAAGACCGCATCTCCGCCGTGCGCGAAATGATTCTGTCCACGACCGAGGAAGGGCGGAAGAAGGCTCTTGCGAAGATCGAACCGTATCAGAAGGCGGACTTCGTAGGGATCTTCGAAGCGATGGACGGTTTCCCCGTCACCATCCGCCTGCTCGATCCCCCGCTACACGAGTTCCTGCCACAAAAGGACAACAAGGCCGGTGCGGAAGCCGTGGCCAAGCAGATCGGTGTGACTGTCGAAAAGATTTTCGAACGCGTTGAAGAACTCCACGAAATGAATCCGATGATGGGTTTCCGCGGCTGCCGATTGCCGCTGGTGTTCCCAGAAATTGGCGACATGCAGGTTCGAGCCATCATCGAAGCCGCCATCGAAGTCAAGAAGAAGGGTAAGAGCGTCCTTCCGGAAATCATGATTCCGCTGGTCGGCATCGTCGAAGAACTGATTATCCTCAAGAAGCGAGCCATCGCAGTGGCCGAGGAAGCCATGGCGAAACATGGCGTGAAGGTCGAATACCAGATCGGCACCATGATCGAACTGCCACGCGCAGCTCTGACGGCCGACAAGATCGCCGAGGAAGCCGAATTCTTCAGCTTCGGAACTAACGACTTGACCCAGATGACCTTCGGTTTCAGCCGCGATGACATCAAAGGCTTCATGCCGACCTATCTGGCTCACAAAATTCTGCCGGTCGACCCGTTCCAATCCATCGATGTCAACGGTGTAGGCCAGCTGATTGAGATCGGGATTCAGAAGGGTCGTAAGAGCCGTACGGAGCACCACAAACAGCACTTGAAAGTGGGCATCTGCGGTGAACATGGCGGCGATCCGGATAGCGTTCACTTCTGCCACAAAGTGGGCATGGATTATGTGAGTTGCTCGCCGTTCCGGGTACCCATCGCTCGTCTGGCCGCGGCTCAGGCCGCTTTGGCCAAGTAA